The following are from one region of the Stanieria cyanosphaera PCC 7437 genome:
- a CDS encoding CHAT domain-containing protein, giving the protein MFKRFSRFWVRCFLPLLFLSSFTFCLSLSVPLKATPVNTSTEELVRQGVELYNQSNFSSAIALWEKALKTYQNNQNKRAETIVLENLARTYREIGRIDLASDYWQSAINNYTLLGDTQQVGRSLTEQAQVYNLLGQHRGAIALLCGSEQNCFPGTALQIARQQKDLLGEIAAKGSLGETYRQQGNYQAAVKYLEASLKLAEINHKKTFYLSALNSLGNTYSSLARINYRRAELASGRGDEEESNRLKQKAINRDRQALASFQKSLQLASQPKNSFSQIKVLLSTLPINYRLDNDHLAARQLQQALTLLNTLPEGRDRVYATIELIKLLQPPTNNSLQCLESNLHPQAIALLEQAVSIAQNLQDNRAQSFAFGELGHLYECRQEYKLALQLTQQARLAAEQGLENKDSLYQWEWQTGRIFKAQDKQPEAIAAYEKSLETLESIRDALLTANQNLQFDFRDRIEPIYRDLIALKLERVPTLSSIQTEQNSITNLNSALDNIDALRLAELQNYFGNDCAIAEFNRATTLTSTDKNTAIFNSIILPNRTGIIVTFPSSTKKITWIERDRESLRQEIIEFRRGLGRFFDEVYDTGQAENIYNLLIAPFAEDLEREKITTLVFIQDGILRSIPMAALYDGKQFLIQKYAIATTPSLKLTNFSPSNRQQLKALALGFDREAKVNNTLFPALPQVTEEVKSIEQELKGSKKLLNREFTRDRLQQELNQTTYPIIHIATHGEFGAEPKDTFLITGDRRKLTISELDRILRNTPEGASEIQLLALTACKTAIGDERSALGLAGVAVQAGVKSALASLWAINDTITAQLVRDFYAALENPNLNKAEALRQAQIKLIKEGDYSHPAYWSPFILIGNWL; this is encoded by the coding sequence ATGTTTAAACGCTTCTCTAGATTTTGGGTTCGCTGTTTTCTTCCTCTTTTATTTTTGAGTAGTTTTACTTTTTGTTTGTCGTTGAGTGTTCCTCTTAAAGCAACACCAGTAAACACATCTACAGAAGAATTAGTACGGCAAGGAGTGGAATTATATAACCAAAGTAATTTTTCAAGTGCGATCGCCTTGTGGGAAAAAGCTTTAAAAACTTATCAAAATAACCAAAATAAGCGAGCAGAAACTATAGTTCTAGAAAATTTGGCTAGAACTTACCGAGAAATCGGACGAATCGATCTCGCTTCAGATTACTGGCAAAGTGCGATCAATAATTACACGTTATTAGGAGATACTCAACAAGTTGGTAGATCTCTGACCGAACAAGCCCAAGTATACAATCTTTTAGGACAACACAGAGGTGCGATCGCACTTCTATGTGGAAGCGAACAAAATTGTTTTCCAGGTACTGCTTTACAAATTGCCCGTCAGCAAAAGGATTTATTGGGAGAGATAGCAGCTAAGGGAAGTTTGGGAGAAACTTATCGCCAACAAGGAAATTACCAAGCAGCAGTTAAGTATTTAGAAGCTAGTTTAAAACTTGCCGAAATTAATCATAAAAAAACATTTTATCTATCGGCGTTAAATAGTCTCGGTAATACTTATAGTAGCCTCGCTCGAATAAATTATCGTCGTGCCGAATTGGCATCAGGAAGAGGAGACGAAGAAGAATCAAATCGACTCAAACAAAAAGCAATAAATCGAGATCGGCAAGCATTAGCAAGTTTTCAAAAAAGTTTACAGCTAGCTTCTCAACCAAAAAATTCTTTCAGTCAGATTAAAGTTTTGCTAAGTACCCTACCTATTAATTATCGCCTGGATAATGATCATCTCGCTGCCCGACAACTACAGCAAGCTCTAACCTTATTGAATACTTTACCAGAAGGAAGAGATCGAGTTTACGCAACTATCGAGTTGATTAAATTATTACAACCTCCGACTAACAATTCCCTTCAATGTCTAGAATCAAATTTACATCCTCAAGCGATCGCTCTTTTAGAACAAGCTGTTTCTATCGCTCAAAATCTCCAGGATAATCGCGCTCAATCTTTTGCTTTTGGGGAATTAGGGCATCTTTACGAATGTCGCCAGGAATACAAGCTTGCTTTACAATTAACCCAACAAGCTCGTTTAGCTGCCGAACAGGGTTTGGAAAACAAAGATAGTCTCTATCAATGGGAATGGCAAACAGGAAGAATTTTCAAAGCACAAGATAAACAACCAGAAGCGATCGCAGCTTACGAAAAATCTCTAGAAACTCTCGAAAGCATTCGGGATGCTTTATTAACTGCTAATCAAAATCTACAATTTGATTTTCGCGATCGCATCGAGCCTATTTATCGAGATTTAATTGCTCTTAAGTTAGAACGTGTTCCCACCCTAAGTTCAATCCAAACAGAACAAAATTCAATCACTAATTTAAATTCTGCTCTCGATAATATAGATGCCCTCAGACTGGCAGAGTTACAAAACTATTTTGGTAACGATTGTGCAATCGCAGAATTTAACCGAGCGACTACTCTAACCAGTACGGATAAAAATACTGCCATTTTTAACTCAATTATTTTACCCAATCGCACGGGAATTATAGTGACTTTTCCCTCCTCTACCAAAAAAATTACCTGGATCGAGCGAGATCGAGAGAGTCTCAGACAAGAAATTATTGAATTTCGTCGGGGTTTGGGAAGGTTTTTTGATGAAGTGTACGATACCGGACAGGCAGAAAATATCTACAATTTACTAATCGCACCCTTTGCTGAAGATCTCGAACGCGAAAAGATTACAACTTTAGTCTTTATTCAAGATGGAATTTTACGCAGTATTCCGATGGCAGCACTTTACGATGGCAAACAGTTTTTAATCCAGAAATATGCGATCGCGACTACTCCTAGTTTAAAACTTACTAATTTTAGCCCGAGCAATCGTCAACAGTTAAAAGCATTAGCTTTGGGTTTTGATCGAGAAGCTAAAGTAAACAATACTCTCTTTCCCGCTTTACCTCAAGTTACTGAAGAAGTAAAAAGTATAGAACAAGAATTAAAAGGAAGTAAGAAACTATTAAATCGAGAATTCACCCGCGATCGCCTACAACAAGAATTAAATCAAACTACCTATCCTATTATTCATATTGCCACTCACGGCGAATTTGGAGCCGAACCAAAAGATACTTTTTTAATCACGGGCGATCGACGCAAACTAACAATCTCCGAACTAGATCGAATCCTTCGCAACACTCCAGAAGGAGCATCTGAAATTCAATTACTAGCTCTAACAGCTTGTAAAACAGCGATCGGCGATGAACGCTCTGCTTTGGGATTGGCAGGAGTAGCCGTACAAGCAGGAGTAAAAAGTGCGTTGGCTTCTCTGTGGGCAATTAACGATACCATAACTGCCCAACTCGTTCGAGATTTTTATGCAGCTTTAGAAAATCCCAATCTCAATAAGGCTGAGGCATTACGACAGGCTCAAATTAAACTGATCAAAGAAGGAGATTATTCTCACCCTGCTTACTGGTCTCCTTTTATTTTGATTGGTAATTGGTTGTAG
- a CDS encoding type II toxin-antitoxin system RelE/ParE family toxin, with protein MANGNDIKLVIWMGDSLKQVKSFPDAVRRDIGSSLYDAQKGDKPDNAKPLKGVGNGIFEIVTRFDSDTYRTVYAIQIGNCIYVLHAFQKKSPKGIKTAQKDVDLIKKRYKQALEISKESN; from the coding sequence TTGGCAAATGGTAATGATATCAAATTAGTTATTTGGATGGGAGATAGCCTCAAACAAGTCAAAAGCTTCCCAGATGCTGTACGTCGTGATATTGGTTCATCTCTGTATGATGCACAAAAAGGAGATAAACCAGACAACGCCAAGCCTCTTAAGGGAGTAGGCAATGGAATTTTTGAGATTGTTACACGATTTGACTCTGATACCTACAGGACGGTTTACGCGATACAAATTGGAAACTGCATTTATGTCCTTCATGCTTTTCAGAAAAAATCGCCCAAGGGTATAAAGACGGCACAGAAAGATGTCGATTTAATTAAAAAACGTTATAAGCAAGCACTTGAGATCTCGAAGGAGTCAAACTAA
- a CDS encoding helix-turn-helix domain-containing protein, which yields MSEENTPIEFIKSSGNVFEDLDLEDAEELLIRAKLGYTVRQILESRHLKQQEIATLLKIKQPEVSNLMKGKYHLFSEGRLFGFLNKLEQKIIIQIAQHRTGEPLQDVTLEK from the coding sequence ATGAGTGAAGAAAACACGCCAATCGAATTTATCAAAAGTAGTGGCAATGTTTTTGAAGATCTGGACTTAGAAGACGCAGAAGAACTATTGATTCGTGCCAAACTGGGTTATACTGTCCGCCAAATATTAGAAAGTCGTCATTTAAAACAGCAAGAAATTGCGACTCTTTTGAAGATTAAACAACCAGAAGTATCTAACCTAATGAAAGGTAAGTATCATCTATTTTCTGAAGGTCGCTTATTTGGTTTCCTAAATAAACTGGAACAAAAAATAATTATTCAAATTGCTCAACATCGTACTGGAGAACCATTACAAGATGTTACTTTAGAAAAGTAA
- a CDS encoding DUF928 domain-containing protein — MNKPKQIFYKYKHQYRSWLFLLFISLFITIPTIALAKYKKPSNPSIANAEGTTSTRTGGCSSNTQTKLTAIAPQSYIGQTVSAHPTFVWYVPDTKSYPLEFHLYRQDADKKLERIYRSSLQSSPGFMKISLPEQDQGLSVGQKYLWKVVLICDPNETSQALEAKAEIEVVTTPPELEKQLATVKQPLARADVYATSGLWYDAWAETLNTTEPLKAKDLQLALLKDLVETETPSNDNIVLQKEKIEQIVQVQTRQNSSQLP, encoded by the coding sequence ATGAATAAGCCGAAGCAAATATTTTATAAATATAAACATCAATATCGATCTTGGCTTTTTTTACTTTTTATAAGCTTATTTATAACAATTCCAACTATAGCTCTAGCCAAGTATAAAAAACCTTCAAATCCATCTATTGCCAATGCTGAGGGAACTACCTCTACCAGAACGGGGGGATGTAGTAGTAATACTCAAACAAAACTAACCGCGATCGCTCCTCAAAGCTATATAGGACAAACTGTTTCTGCTCATCCTACTTTTGTCTGGTATGTCCCAGACACTAAATCTTATCCTTTAGAATTTCATCTATATCGACAAGATGCTGACAAGAAACTTGAAAGGATTTACCGATCTAGTTTACAAAGTTCTCCAGGATTTATGAAAATATCTCTTCCCGAACAAGATCAAGGTTTATCTGTCGGACAAAAGTATCTTTGGAAAGTAGTCTTGATTTGTGATCCCAACGAAACATCTCAAGCTTTGGAAGCAAAAGCTGAAATTGAAGTAGTTACTACTCCACCAGAATTAGAAAAGCAACTAGCTACCGTCAAACAACCACTTGCTAGAGCGGATGTTTATGCTACTTCTGGATTGTGGTACGATGCTTGGGCAGAAACTTTAAACACTACAGAACCATTAAAAGCTAAAGATTTACAATTAGCTTTGTTGAAGGATTTAGTAGAAACAGAAACACCTTCAAACGATAATATTGTTCTACAAAAGGAAAAAATAGAGCAGATTGTTCAGGTACAAACACGCCAAAATTCTTCTCAATTACCGTAA
- a CDS encoding sensor histidine kinase, with translation MNPFFWQSLKQKFKQELIIWRIGAMPGILVISLIVLARVTGNLQFLELAAFDRFLRLRPIEPTDERILIVGIDEEDVQKIETYPIPDRDLSALIEKIASNHPAVIGVDIIRDLPVPPEDAEGYARLVRVWQKYQNLIGVDKALPDRGGNIIKPPPSLPPERVGFIDAVLDESSLRRIVLSTSNLQGEYRESLIIKLAQIYLAKQGWTMENVPDDEWSIAFNDKALPRLQPNSGAYVRVNSGGNQILLNPRSNQTPFTIVSLEDIKNGKVSSQLIRDRIVLIGVTTLTAKDIINVPGIPHRPFVYGIELQAHAISQIVNGVLEQRPLIKTWTDGWEYVWIIFWGLIGISLSRFLRSPWSIFVGLGITGIILIGICYGALLLGWWIPVIPSLLVLSINAAGLTASLFYRYRQELEYLKLRSQDRQKSIERIFDAIHAQPLQTLAQLSSKLKQFNFVSPEDKNILVSQSEQLDLELRELRDSISREMIRSENIIFINEVQINLQNPLQDILYQTYDEVMRRDLPCFPTIKVRIPNFKELDESRLSLEQKSDLCRFLEEALINVGKYAEGVTRLKVSCGQEKEQNFIRVEDNGIGVEIERQTEQRQTGGWGSKAAKNLAWQLGGKFQRRPNFPKGTVCELTWAVNKSWFWFF, from the coding sequence ATGAATCCTTTTTTTTGGCAAAGCTTGAAACAAAAATTCAAACAAGAATTAATCATCTGGCGCATAGGTGCAATGCCTGGAATCTTAGTAATTTCTTTGATAGTCTTGGCGCGAGTAACGGGCAATTTACAGTTTTTAGAATTAGCAGCATTTGATCGCTTTTTACGTCTGCGTCCAATCGAACCTACCGATGAAAGGATTTTAATTGTCGGGATCGATGAAGAAGATGTTCAAAAAATTGAAACTTATCCCATTCCCGACCGCGATTTATCCGCATTGATCGAAAAAATAGCATCTAATCATCCTGCTGTAATTGGTGTAGATATTATTCGAGATCTACCAGTTCCTCCCGAAGATGCCGAGGGATACGCTCGATTAGTTAGAGTTTGGCAGAAATATCAGAATTTAATCGGTGTTGATAAAGCTTTACCAGATCGTGGGGGTAATATTATTAAACCTCCACCATCTTTACCTCCCGAAAGGGTTGGTTTTATTGATGCTGTTCTCGACGAGAGTAGTCTCAGACGTATTGTATTAAGCACTTCCAATCTTCAGGGAGAGTATCGAGAATCTTTGATAATAAAGCTGGCACAAATTTATTTAGCCAAACAAGGATGGACGATGGAGAATGTTCCTGATGATGAATGGAGCATTGCTTTTAATGATAAGGCATTACCTCGTTTACAACCCAACTCTGGTGCCTATGTTCGTGTAAATAGTGGGGGCAATCAAATCTTATTAAATCCTCGTAGCAACCAAACTCCTTTTACAATTGTTTCTCTCGAAGACATTAAAAATGGTAAAGTTTCCTCACAATTAATTCGCGATCGCATTGTTTTAATTGGAGTTACTACTTTAACCGCTAAAGATATTATTAATGTTCCTGGAATTCCTCATCGTCCCTTCGTATACGGAATCGAATTGCAAGCTCATGCTATTAGTCAAATTGTTAATGGGGTTTTAGAACAACGACCTTTAATTAAAACCTGGACAGATGGTTGGGAGTATGTCTGGATTATTTTTTGGGGTTTAATCGGAATTAGTTTGAGTCGTTTTTTGCGATCGCCCTGGTCGATTTTTGTCGGTTTGGGCATCACGGGAATTATTTTAATCGGGATTTGTTATGGCGCGCTGTTATTAGGTTGGTGGATTCCTGTCATTCCCAGTCTCTTGGTACTATCAATTAATGCTGCTGGTTTGACGGCTTCACTTTTCTATCGTTATCGACAGGAGTTGGAATATTTAAAATTGCGATCGCAAGATCGGCAAAAGAGTATCGAACGTATTTTTGATGCTATTCACGCTCAACCACTGCAAACTCTCGCTCAACTTTCGAGTAAATTAAAACAATTTAATTTTGTTTCCCCCGAAGATAAAAATATTTTAGTATCCCAATCAGAACAATTAGACCTGGAGTTGCGGGAACTTCGGGATTCGATTAGCAGGGAAATGATCAGAAGCGAAAATATCATTTTTATCAATGAAGTGCAAATTAATCTGCAAAATCCACTTCAAGATATTCTCTATCAAACCTATGATGAAGTTATGAGGAGAGATTTACCCTGTTTTCCTACTATCAAAGTTAGAATTCCTAATTTTAAAGAATTAGATGAAAGTAGACTATCTCTCGAACAAAAAAGCGATCTATGTCGATTTTTAGAAGAAGCCCTAATTAATGTAGGCAAATATGCCGAAGGCGTAACTCGTCTCAAAGTAAGCTGCGGACAAGAAAAGGAACAAAATTTTATCCGTGTTGAAGATAACGGTATAGGAGTTGAGATTGAAAGGCAAACAGAGCAGCGACAAACTGGAGGATGGGGTTCAAAAGCTGCAAAAAACTTAGCTTGGCAATTGGGAGGAAAATTTCAGCGTCGTCCTAATTTTCCCAAAGGAACTGTTTGCGAACTAACCTGGGCGGTTAATAAAAGTTGGTTTTGGTTTTTCTAG
- a CDS encoding response regulator — MNQAIIKILVIDDHETVLNGTIDALEQQYPNAVIDRAKTKQEATLQLNSFNYDLAIVDLVIPESYEQLPQSEVGIELLRTLFQKYPNLNIVVQSIEPERLILLKSAIDEHQGGFCVANKSLTLQQMLTRVNLALQGECWTPRELRPRSLELREDWLTAIAFKFEEGLDDPTIAKKMHRSESTVRHYWTKIRDAIEVYPETGKDLKIQTLLKLIEIGIISY, encoded by the coding sequence ATGAATCAAGCTATCATTAAAATTTTAGTGATCGATGACCATGAAACGGTTTTAAATGGAACGATTGATGCGCTCGAACAACAATATCCCAATGCAGTTATCGATCGCGCTAAAACCAAACAAGAAGCAACTCTACAGTTAAATAGTTTTAATTACGACTTGGCAATTGTAGATTTAGTAATTCCAGAATCTTACGAACAACTACCTCAGTCTGAGGTAGGAATTGAATTATTGAGAACTTTATTCCAAAAATATCCTAATCTAAACATTGTCGTACAGAGTATAGAACCAGAAAGATTAATTTTGCTCAAATCTGCTATTGACGAACATCAAGGTGGATTTTGTGTCGCCAATAAAAGTCTGACTCTTCAACAAATGCTGACTAGAGTAAATTTAGCCTTGCAAGGAGAATGTTGGACTCCTCGCGAATTACGTCCTAGAAGCTTAGAATTGAGAGAAGATTGGCTTACGGCGATCGCTTTTAAATTTGAAGAAGGACTCGACGATCCGACAATTGCTAAAAAAATGCACAGATCCGAAAGTACAGTCCGCCATTACTGGACAAAAATTCGAGATGCAATAGAAGTATATCCAGAAACAGGAAAGGATTTGAAAATACAAACTCTACTCAAATTAATAGAAATTGGCATTATCAGTTATTAA
- a CDS encoding Hsp70 family protein has product MNILLGIDFGTCNSSAALVIENHLRVVKEPLKQGYSFASSVYLTEQEEIIVGQAAENNRLRDLRRYRQQFKRELGISQPYPLGDRFFLPQELITEILRKLKSEAEKMAAALGKTSVNDAVITIPATYQQYKRQLMERAAQTAGFTSVKLLVEPVAAATYYAHHNQAQFKEGETILVYDLGGGTFDATLITKKGSGYQIITEPMGLEHCGGTDFDRAIYQDLKNRCSPALRKQLEDREAWRTRISISEYCIDLKHQLSETEEATVCIPIGTEIEQYRLTRTVFNQMIASSVKETIIICDRLIQNAGIDWQAVDRVLMVGGSCRIPYIQEVVEKKLGHSPLLVDEPELAVCQGGAIYGTNFAKTSSLVNSKPNSTKLLNGRYAFQKQLGRGGQGKTYLASDCKLSGNPLCAIKQLQPVNDAKLWETAKRLFLQEIAVLGKVGNHPQIPRLLDHFIENQKFYLVQEYVEGHSLSLELLPGERWSEERVIELLKEVLELLTFVHENNVIHRDIKPDNLIRRKIDNKLVLVDFGAVKQVRASRITTNSGKIISTSSIGTMGYMPPEQQRGQASPSTDLYALGMIGISALTGISALELQLEHSDSSTEELNWQQFASVDSKLAQILTRMVSYLPKDRYQTTKEVFEEIDSFGRLTTTVEERLKLINRPQLSERYSADDRVGNTSGLRSLHLRSQQNLVIFFDWQCTKTLTSHLASVSDLTFSSDGKNLASAGDDGTIKLWHLDNWELVHEFTRKSGFWKRDTTYFTSVAISSDGLAIAGGCLDKTIKLWHLKNGDLIREFKGHTDSVYATVISPDNQFLISSSREKTIKVWNLYTGKVIHNLVGHSDSVYSLALDPEGKILISGGRDNTIKVWNLASGKLINTLNGHLDWVRCLAINPKQRNFVSGSNDNKIELWDLDTGKLLRTFQGHENWVTSVAISPDGNTLISGSRDQTIKLWRLDSGQEIATLKDHSESICAVAIAPDGSTIASSSKDGVIKIWQLN; this is encoded by the coding sequence ATGAATATTTTATTAGGTATTGATTTTGGTACTTGTAATTCTAGTGCAGCCCTAGTGATAGAAAATCACTTGAGGGTTGTCAAAGAACCTTTAAAACAAGGATACTCTTTTGCTTCTAGTGTTTATTTAACCGAACAGGAAGAAATCATAGTCGGACAAGCAGCAGAAAACAATCGACTGCGGGATCTCCGCAGATATCGGCAGCAATTTAAGCGAGAATTAGGAATCAGTCAACCTTATCCTTTAGGCGATCGCTTTTTTCTGCCCCAAGAATTAATCACAGAAATACTTAGAAAACTCAAAAGCGAAGCTGAAAAAATGGCAGCAGCACTAGGAAAAACATCAGTTAACGATGCTGTAATTACTATCCCTGCCACCTATCAGCAATACAAACGCCAATTAATGGAACGAGCAGCCCAAACGGCAGGATTTACCTCGGTCAAGCTTTTGGTAGAACCAGTCGCAGCAGCTACTTACTACGCTCATCACAATCAAGCACAATTTAAAGAAGGAGAGACAATTCTCGTCTACGATCTCGGTGGCGGTACTTTTGATGCTACCTTGATTACTAAAAAGGGTTCTGGATATCAAATTATAACCGAACCGATGGGATTGGAGCATTGTGGTGGTACGGATTTCGACCGTGCTATTTATCAAGACTTAAAAAATCGCTGTAGTCCCGCTTTACGGAAACAACTCGAAGATAGGGAAGCATGGCGAACGAGAATCAGCATCTCCGAATATTGTATCGATCTCAAACATCAACTGAGCGAAACAGAAGAGGCAACCGTCTGTATTCCTATTGGGACAGAAATAGAACAGTATCGACTAACCCGTACCGTTTTTAATCAAATGATTGCTTCTTCGGTTAAAGAAACTATCATCATTTGCGATCGCTTAATTCAAAATGCGGGTATTGATTGGCAAGCAGTCGACCGAGTTTTAATGGTAGGAGGTAGCTGTCGCATTCCCTATATCCAAGAAGTTGTAGAGAAAAAATTAGGGCATTCACCTTTATTAGTAGACGAACCAGAATTGGCAGTTTGTCAGGGAGGTGCGATTTATGGCACAAATTTTGCCAAAACTTCGAGTTTGGTCAACTCAAAGCCCAATTCAACAAAATTATTAAATGGGCGATATGCTTTTCAAAAACAACTTGGTAGAGGAGGACAAGGAAAAACTTATTTAGCTTCAGATTGCAAGCTTTCAGGTAATCCTCTCTGTGCGATTAAACAATTACAGCCAGTAAATGATGCCAAGTTATGGGAAACTGCCAAACGTCTTTTCCTTCAAGAAATAGCAGTATTGGGAAAAGTAGGAAATCATCCTCAAATTCCCCGTCTTTTAGATCATTTTATTGAAAATCAAAAATTTTATCTCGTCCAAGAATATGTTGAAGGACATTCTTTAAGTTTAGAATTATTACCAGGTGAGCGTTGGAGCGAAGAGCGAGTTATCGAGTTGTTGAAAGAAGTTTTAGAATTACTAACTTTTGTCCACGAAAACAACGTTATTCACCGAGATATTAAGCCAGATAACTTAATTAGACGCAAAATAGATAACAAATTAGTATTAGTAGATTTTGGAGCAGTCAAGCAAGTTAGAGCTTCTCGTATAACTACTAATTCAGGAAAGATTATTTCTACTTCATCTATTGGCACTATGGGTTATATGCCTCCAGAACAACAAAGAGGTCAAGCTTCTCCTAGTACCGATCTCTATGCTTTGGGTATGATTGGTATCTCGGCACTGACGGGAATTAGTGCGCTAGAACTACAATTAGAACACTCAGACTCCAGTACAGAAGAACTAAATTGGCAGCAGTTTGCATCGGTAGATAGTAAATTAGCTCAAATTCTTACCCGCATGGTTTCTTACCTGCCTAAAGACCGCTATCAAACTACAAAAGAAGTTTTTGAGGAGATAGATTCGTTTGGCAGACTGACAACTACAGTTGAGGAGCGATTAAAATTAATCAATCGACCACAGTTGAGTGAACGGTACTCCGCCGATGATAGGGTGGGAAACACTTCGGGCTTGCGTTCACTGCATCTCCGCAGTCAACAGAATTTAGTTATATTTTTTGACTGGCAATGCACTAAAACTCTTACAAGTCATTTAGCTTCTGTTTCTGATTTAACTTTTAGTTCCGATGGCAAAAATCTTGCCAGTGCTGGTGACGATGGAACTATTAAACTTTGGCATCTCGATAACTGGGAGCTAGTACATGAGTTTACTCGCAAGTCAGGCTTTTGGAAACGCGACACTACTTATTTCACTTCTGTAGCTATCAGTTCTGATGGGTTGGCGATCGCGGGTGGTTGCCTAGATAAAACAATTAAATTATGGCATCTCAAAAATGGTGATTTGATTCGTGAGTTTAAAGGTCATACCGACTCAGTTTATGCGACTGTCATTAGCCCTGATAATCAATTTTTAATTAGCAGCAGTCGCGAAAAAACCATCAAAGTTTGGAATTTATATACAGGAAAAGTTATTCACAATTTGGTCGGACATTCAGATTCAGTATATAGTTTAGCACTCGATCCTGAAGGAAAAATTTTAATTAGTGGTGGTCGAGATAATACCATCAAAGTTTGGAATTTGGCGAGCGGAAAATTAATCAATACTTTAAATGGGCATTTAGATTGGGTTCGTTGTCTGGCAATCAATCCCAAGCAAAGAAATTTTGTCAGTGGCAGTAATGATAACAAGATCGAGCTTTGGGATTTAGATACTGGAAAACTATTACGGACTTTTCAGGGTCACGAAAATTGGGTGACTTCTGTAGCGATTTCTCCAGATGGCAATACCTTAATCAGTGGTAGTCGCGATCAAACAATCAAATTATGGCGGTTAGATAGTGGACAAGAAATTGCTACCCTCAAAGACCATTCAGAATCAATTTGTGCTGTGGCGATCGCTCCTGATGGTTCGACGATTGCTAGTAGTAGTAAAGACGGAGTTATTAAAATTTGGCAACTTAATTAA
- the tnpA gene encoding IS200/IS605 family transposase gives MKTSYYKTRRATYNLTVHLVLVTKYRRQVLTSEMLSNLEASFKSVLEKWDAKLIEFNGEADHIHVLISYPPHKLLSGLISNLKSTSCKNLWKDYQQELAKTYWGGKKLWTGAYFVASCGGVTIEQLKKYVQNQDSPQ, from the coding sequence GTGAAAACTAGTTATTACAAAACTCGTAGAGCTACTTACAATCTCACTGTACATTTAGTTTTAGTAACTAAATATCGTCGCCAAGTCCTTACTAGCGAGATGTTGTCTAATTTAGAAGCCAGCTTCAAATCTGTCTTGGAAAAATGGGATGCTAAATTAATTGAGTTTAATGGTGAGGCTGACCATATACACGTTTTAATTAGCTATCCACCTCACAAACTATTGAGTGGTTTAATATCTAATTTAAAGTCAACATCTTGTAAGAACCTATGGAAGGATTATCAACAAGAATTAGCTAAGACATATTGGGGAGGTAAGAAGCTATGGACAGGTGCTTATTTTGTAGCAAGTTGTGGTGGTGTAACTATTGAGCAACTTAAAAAGTATGTACAAAATCAAGACTCGCCTCAATGA